From the Trifolium pratense cultivar HEN17-A07 linkage group LG4, ARS_RC_1.1, whole genome shotgun sequence genome, the window TTGTTGTAACGCcccaaaaaaattagaattttttttatttaattatttagttgttgtggtgttgattgacttgttgtggtgttgattgacgatgttatttaattatttttgtgtgACGAATAATTAAATagttgataaataaaaataacgaTGTTGCTAATTAGAAATTAAAAGGAAAAGGAGtagaaaattatatattgaGGAGTGATAGCATAGTAGAAGGTGTGAATATGAAAATGGTAGAGAAaggaataaagaagaagaaacacaCTTTTAATTCccattaaatcattttaataataataataataataataataataataataataataataataatgtcatTGTCCTTTGGCATTAATCTATAGGGGAAGGTTAGGAAGAgtcaatattatataatattatatactgatacaaacaaacaaacaaacaaagtaAAGAATAAGAGTGCAAGGATGAGAGAAGAtagagagctcgtgggagagtgAAGAGAAGCAAGGGAAGGGAGGGTTTAACCTCAATATAGAGAGTTCACTACAATCTAAGTAAGGAAGCTTTATACTCTTGAAATTCTGAATTCAATAGGCATAGTTTCTCTATTTATTATTATGTGTGTGTTTAAGTCGTTCTTATGCCCTATTCCATTATATgacgttgttgttgttgttgttgttgttattttgaCTTGAGAAAAATCACAACTATTGAATAAATCATGATATTTAGTTGTTGTTTAAGAAGAAGTTGTGTTTTTCTAATTGGTGATCGATGTTGCTTTGAATCCTTGTTCCAATTCAAACGATGtttctgttgttgttattattaaattcGTGCTCTTTTGATTTGAATAAAAACCTGTGAATTTTGAGTTGTTAAATTTTGGTGTTGTTCTTGAGTTCTTAAGAGTTGGAATTTTCGGATTGGATGATTCTCAATTTTAAAACGTTTTCGAGTATTCTAACTTTTCTTAAACGTGTCTGCAAAGCTTTTAAACTTCTGGGATTCGTGAGAGTTTAAAACCAATCAAAACCGAGAGATTTGGGATGATTTTAATAGTGTTGTTGTTGAATTTCAAAGAGAACTTTAGTCTTCTTTTTATATGTGATTTGGTCGCCGATTTTAAAAAAAGGCACCGGGTATCTTTCTAGAATTCAATGATggtcaaaacggtataaagaaaGTCGAATTTTGTTGAGTATTGAGGAAGAACGAACCGGGTCAGAAAACCGGGTCGGGCAACCTGAGTTGCAGGAAAACGGGTGAAGAGGATGAACAGTGCGCGCGTGACCATGCCCATTCACATGTCTAGCGCGTGCGGGCGCGTGGAGGCTCAGGAGAGTtccaaatatttttattctttttcttgaaaaatagtaaataattttcttgaaattttggtaCTTATTTGGTAATTTTTTAACACTCGtacctatttttaattaattatttggagtaaaaaaggtgattaaaaatattacaattacgtgaaaaattataaaaattttatgtactgtattttgaatattttggaaaCCTCTGGTGTACTTCACTCTCCCTGGTTTGATATAATCTtaaggatttgaatttattttacaattgttattaattaaattgatttaaaattcataCGTTTCGTTGATAAACTAAACCGAGTTAAATTGGGTTAAAGGTTCTGTTAAAGACGAGTAATAAGTTGCTGTCCTGAGAGGAGTGAATGACTAATTGTgttattaaattttagttgGCGTTGTATTCGAAGTTGCTAATAATTGTTGTGTATCGGTGTTGTTTTAAGTTGTTGCTCGTTGATAGTAATTGTGTTGTTTGAATTGTTATTTTGTTGAATAATGATGTTGAGCTATGTTGTTATAACGATGTTGAATTGTGCCGAAATTATGATGTtgtaattgttgttgttgtagttgCTTATGGACGTTGTTTATGGACGttgtttattgatgttgttataatgatgatgaagttgtcaATCGAAGTTGTaaaatgacgttgcttattataacatgacatgGATTCATTCATGTGTTCAATGATATTGCTTATTGAAATTGTATAAATGATAttgaaaatgacgttgcttaatgaagttgaaaatgacgttgcttataATGATGTTGATCCTCCATGATGTAAAACCGGAAATGACGTTgttattggtaccacatgcatgtaGCGAGTCTATACGCATTGCatacattttaattatatttgtccATCTAAATGTTGTtgtttatttctctttatttaattGTTGATCGATGATTATGGTTGACTGATGAATGCGTGTGACCATCCGCTTAGATggtcttgttgttgtttatgatgttgCTACTTGTTAGTcatgatgttgttttaattcagTTATTTTTTTTGATGTATTGTCGCTCACCTTTACATTCCCCTTTCTGGCTTGGCTCTACGGTGTGCAaccgtagattttcaggtaggTGATGAGTCATAGCTGATGCGTTCGGATAGCTGTTGCTTTGTCGGGGAAACTTTTATTTAAATGGACTGTGTTATTTTGATTCGGTAATTTCAATTCGGACTTTGAAACttatattattggtttaatttttattctacGCTGCATAATTTCTAATCATTTGAGGACATAGTTAGGATGAGTAGGTGTGAcatccttattaaataaattaaattaaatttttcgcaaataaaataaagggtaaattaagggtgttacacTTGTCAATCTGTTTCATAGTAATCCAAAACTCTCATATTCAGTGGCCTTGAAATATAGATTTATTCAACTGAATCTCAACAAATTATATATCTTTAGTTCTTATCCATGAAAAGTAATTAAaacaactatttatttttttagcaaaaaaaaattcatagtaATCCAAAACTACCACATTTAGTGACTTTTTCCATCATTCTCTCACCTTGTTTCACATTAATTCAAAACTCTCACATTCAGTGAccttaagggtctgtttggttcgggggttttggaggggaggggaggggaggtgaggggatattttaaattaattgtgtttggttcaatttttaggaggggaggAGAGGTGAGAGGAGGTGAGCAAAATACCTCCAAAtctcaatttttgcttccccccaaattggggggatttggaagGGAGAGGAGGGAAGGAGAAAGATATCAttaccattttaattattttgacataattgtcctcataattattttaaaatgccaaaattatCCATATTTtagttctaattttttttttcaaactttttttttattgttacgcatgtctttttatattcataaactgttatgctaatttttttttttgtattacattgttatcttgtaaagttcatataattttttgaatcaacgttgttattttttttttatagaaaatcaaCGTTGTTATTTACTTTTTACCTGCATCATATTAGTTAGTATTTATATgcactattatatttttcaaaatatcattaagtttgttatgttataacttataatatacaagagtttttttttttttacaatattagtatttttttgaagaagatttacaatattagtattagtacaagatctttatacttataaataaacattactttttttgtacaatattagtatcagtacaaggttttttttgttaataattatcaaaaaattcttttaaatatatttataggtagtttaaacttataaatattatttttgggttagatcaatcataaaaattgagaaaatattgtGGATATATAGGTTAATTCGCACCAAGTAGCTATAAAATTGTCAGACtacatgaaaattataaggataaaaaagtaaattagttttaaaatctcTCTCCTCCCCctcttgaaccaaacatatatctaattaaaatctctcccctcccctccacttccttcttttgaaccaaacatatgtgtAAGTACAAATTTCACCTCCCTTCCCCTTCATTaaaatacctcccctcccctccccctatgttgaaccaaacagaccctaaaaaatagatttattcaACTGAATATCAACAAATTATATATCTTTAGATTTTATCCATGAAAAGTAATTATGTCAACTACTTGTTTTTTTTAgcccacaaaaacaaaaaactactTTCATAGTAATTTAAAACTCTCACATTCAGTGACCTCGAATAATAGATAACAACTACTTTCATAGTAATCCAAAAACTTCTACATTCAGTTACCTTGAGAAATACAATGTAAATTAAGATTACTTTTCCGATCATTCTCTCACATTCTTGTTTCAGCCTATTTTATAGTAATCCAAAATTCTCACATCTTTGAAGGTATTTTATGTGCAATGaggttacaattttttttttgtttttacgcGGTGTTCACAATGACTCCACAATGATGAATgagttctctctctctctctctatatatatatatatagtagaacATAACTTTGTATAAGTTTATatctgattttttgtttttgtttgtttagtttttttggttttttttttttgaaggattgtttagtttttttggttgttaatatatattcaattttttttaataatggcttagaatttttttttaatatctttgttaatatatatatttgatgtggattagagaattttttttttagaagtttttattattttaataatggatcaaataatattttttttaacaatcaaTCAAATAAGATACAATTTAATGTCACGTAAGCAAATTCTCTAATTTTATGTCACTTAAGCAATTTCTATTGAGAATGCACGAGAAAGCTCCGTGAGAATCTCgctatgtatataataatagagATAGAGACAGAGATAGAAAATTTTCAATCAACAACATGTAAAAATGtacaatatttaaattatgaaCTTTTTGTGATGCCTATCATACTTCGTCAATTTTAAACaatacattcactttttatttcaaaaaaaacttaGATACAATACTCTAGGTCATATTCCTACCGTTCACAATCATAATTTTACACgtgtattctttttttttttcattaaaaaaattacacggTTAACAAACACTGCCCTGAAGCtatattcatcttcttctttgcgAATGGATTTTTTCCTCTGCCATTTATCTTCAACCATGGCAACTCGCATCCATGAAAACCTCACACCCACCATTGGATATTTTCATTAATCTAACAAAAACTCTCACCGCcataaataagtcaatccaataTCCACTTTAAGAACTCATCTTTGTCATGTTTGCTacatcaaaaaattaataatacatttgccgaaaaaactttagtttttgaACAATATAAAGTCtttcaacaataaattaaaaaaaaatcataaataattgaataaaaaaagcaaaataaaagtGCTCTATAAATATTTATCTTAGCCAACACAATTATTTGTTGGACACCTCCATATCCAACGTGATATTCAtcctatcaaaattaaaaagaacAAATAAACATAAGTATAAAACcataaattatagaaaaatgaGAGAGACGAGATTTAGAAGCACGATTATAAGGAATGAATTTAACAATTGTGGTGTGCACTGAGGCTGAAGTTCTGTATATATAATAGAACATAATTTTGTATATTGTATAAGCTTCTGTATatccgttttttttttacagatcAATTTGTATATATCCAACAATCAATCCAACAAATAAGTAAgatttaaagattttttttatacgaagatcttttttttccttttttttaattttttttgagaagatcttttttttattcttttgttaattttttttttaaaaagattcaATTGAATGTCACGTAAGCAAGCTCTCTACTTAAATGACACTTAAGCAATTTCTATGAGAATGCACGAGAGAGTTCCGTGAGAATCTCGCTATGTATATAATAGAGATAGAGATATGAATCTCtgttacaaaagtttaatttttttaacaagagatgaattaaatatgatttttttttttgttttttgcatatgaaaattcataaataattcatcttatgttaaaaatttctaaatttttatcggaggtgttgttataatattataaatatgaatataaaatatcattaaaaaatgtggaagtatattgattaaaaatagggacatatttaaccctattttAAAAAGCTTATTTACAACCTTTTCTACAAAACGAATCACAATTAACAGCTCTCGCCGTCGAAATCCTCTATGTTTTATTGAAACGCCGTCGCCGACTCCGTCCACGCGTTCGTGCATTTTAACTTtgttcaatctaaggtgagaaaCCATGTGTTGATTATAATTATCTAATTGTCCATTTTTTCCAATGTATGGGTTTCCCTTCATTGCTCGCTCATTGTTTGAAAGTTCCATACAAAATTGGCATCGTTTCATACTATATCtgaaataaaattcaataatcATAGCACAAGTTATGCTAATAATTAGAAAGAGACCGATCATTTTAGTTTGGAATAAAATTCAATAATCCATTGAGTATTTAGTTTTTGTCACTTGTTAAATACCTAGATAATTTTTATGAGTAGTTTTGTCTTAGTTTGGAATACTCACTCTTTTAATACTAAAGAAATTAGTAAACATTAATTGTACTCATTATCTGATAATTCTACGATTCATGGTTTTTTACAGTTATTTTTTCACTTGAGGAGTCCTTATTCTGCTCTCTGCACTCTATGGTCCCATCAGATTTTCCAAAGTGTATATAGATAGAGAAGTTCTCCATTAGCAACCGTTACTCTCAAAACAGCAGCGGCAACAGGCAGAATGAAAAGGCAGAGAAACTCTTGTTCAGAATCTAATTTAGATCTAGCGGATGATTGCTGGGAACTTGTGTTCAGATTCCTGAATGAAGACGAGGACTGCCACCGCCACTTGAAGTCTCTCTCTGTCGTCTCCAAACAGTTACTGTCCATCACCAACCGTCTCCGATTCTCTCTCAAAATCTGTTATCAAACCCTCCCTTTCCTGCCTCGCCTCTTCCAAAGGTTCACCGAACTCACCTCCCTCGACCTCACTTGCTTCCACGGTGACCTCAATGCACTTCTCTATCAAATCTCTTGTTTTCGATTCAACCACCTGACAtcactcaatctctccaaccAACCCACCATTCCTGCAGATGGGTTGCGAGCCTTCTCCcaaagtagtagtagtagtattacTACTCTCATTTGTTCACGTATTAAAATTCTGTATGGTAGTGACCTCCACGTCATTGTAGATTGTTTTCCTTTGCTCGAAGAACTCGACCTTAGTCACCCTTCAACCATACAAATGCATGATTACAACAACCTTTTAAATGGGATAGAGACTCTTTCAGTGTCACTTGTCAAACTCCGCAAGATTAATCTCTCTTCTCATCCTTACATCAATGACCAATTGCTTTACCACTTGTTTAAGAACTGCAAGCATCTCAAAGAGGCCATCATGCTTAGCTCTTATCAATTAACCGTTGGAGGCATCACTTCTGCTCTCAGTCAGAGACCAACATTGACCTCTTTATCTCTTTCCCCTTTTAGTTCATATATTGACAAACTATCTGTTACTTCACATTTCATTGACTCCTTGGTGGGTTTCAAGGGTTTGACTTGTCTTCATTTGTGGCGGTGGCATGTCCCGGATAACTTGCTCTCCTCTATTGCTATGGAAAGTCCTCCTTTGAGGAGGCTTGTCCTACAAAGTTGCACCGGCTATACTTATTCTGGACTCTTTAATTTGTTATCCAAGTGTCGACGTCTCCTACA encodes:
- the LOC123923688 gene encoding F-box/LRR-repeat protein 16-like; the protein is MKRQRNSCSESNLDLADDCWELVFRFLNEDEDCHRHLKSLSVVSKQLLSITNRLRFSLKICYQTLPFLPRLFQRFTELTSLDLTCFHGDLNALLYQISCFRFNHLTSLNLSNQPTIPADGLRAFSQSSSSSITTLICSRIKILYGSDLHVIVDCFPLLEELDLSHPSTIQMHDYNNLLNGIETLSVSLVKLRKINLSSHPYINDQLLYHLFKNCKHLKEAIMLSSYQLTVGGITSALSQRPTLTSLSLSPFSSYIDKLSVTSHFIDSLVGFKGLTCLHLWRWHVPDNLLSSIAMESPPLRRLVLQSCTGYTYSGLFNLLSKCRRLLHLGIRNANFLCDHHVAELSSFFLAHLVSIDLSSCVMLTESSLFALNRNCPSLAKIIMEFSHVLYSNSSMDSVVNPQLKYLSLANNFCLENHNIIMLVSIFSNLHLLDLSACISISEEGIGQILSRCCNIRELNLADCPNVKSLGINFEVPKLEVLNLTMTIVDDEALCVISKRCPGLLQLLLTNCKNITDNGVMQVVKNCTQLREINLQLCHQVHAKVIDSMVFLRPSLRKITAPPDFPLSDKYRKHFLRHGCLLEH